The Syntrophorhabdaceae bacterium nucleotide sequence GCCGCACCATTGCCTCGGCAACCTCGCGCCTTGCCGCGGCCGCCAGGCGGACCAGTTTGTCTTTCATTATGTAATCGTGTGCTCCCGACCTCATCAGCTCAACTGCCTGATCCTCACTGATAGTGCCTGAAACGACGATAAGGGGGATGTCCAAGCCGCTCTCGCGGAGAACTGCAAGGGCGGCGGGCGCGCTGAATTGAGGCAATCTGTAATCGGCGATCACAACGTCCCACGGCTTCTCTTTGAGCGTCTTTTGCGATTTCTTTTTCTCGTCTTTTTTTATTTCCTGAGATCTTGCCATCTTCCCCCTCCGTGGATTTGAACGAAACTATAACACCGCTCCCCATAAGACCGCAACGACCGCATCCTGCTATATAACATGGATGCCGGCGGATAGCTTAAGCTCCTAGTATTGTCTTTCAATCCAGGATATTTTTCAAGAGAAACGCGGACGGCTCCAGAGAGCAAAGCATGGCAAAATGCACGTCCCTGATCATGTCCTGATACCCCAGTACACTTCCATCATCAGCATGCTTGACTGTCGCTGTCATCAGGCATTCCATCCCGGCGCCACCCTTCTTGCGGAGTTTCATCTCATAATCCTTTACAGAACCCTCTTCCTCCATCATCTTTCTAACCGTAGGCCTATCATCTGGATTCCAATATGCGTCTTTTGCCTGCAAGGCAACCATCTCTTCCCTCGTGTAACCGAACAGTTCCAGATAGGCCTGGTTGACGTCGATGAAGCCTCCCTCTTTTGCAGCGATATAGACTGCATCCCTCGAATCTTCAAAGAGGGAACGAAACTTATGCTCGCTCTTCTCAAT carries:
- a CDS encoding PAS domain-containing protein; amino-acid sequence: MEEAIEKSEHKFRSLFEDSRDAVYIAAKEGGFIDVNQAYLELFGYTREEMVALQAKDAYWNPDDRPTVRKMMEEEGSVKDYEMKLRKKGGAGMECLMTATVKHADDGSVLGYQDMIRDVHFAMLCSLEPSAFLLKNILD